The sequence CGAGCGCAGCATGGCGTTTTATTCCTGCTGCGAAAGCCTGGGGCTTACCTGCAAGCAGACCTTTTTGCTGACGCCCACCTTAGACGGCGCATACGATTCCATGAAAGAATATCTGTCCGCAGATATTACGCTTCCGACAGCCGCCTTTGCAGATAACGACACCATTGCTCTCGGGGCGATGAAAGCCTTGCAGGAGGCGAGCTATAAAATCCCAGACGATGTCTCGATCATGGGCTTTGACGACATACCCTACTGCACGATTTCCGATCCGCCATTAACGACTATGCGCGTTCCGCGCCGCAGAATCGGCAAGCGCGCCGTGCGCAGGCTGTGCGAGCGGATGCAGGAGGACCCGATCAACAGCAATGTCAAGATACTTTTGGGGTCGCGCCTTGTAGAGCGCCAGAGTACCTGCCCGCCCAAGAAAAAATAATCTTCTTTTCTCTTCTCTAAGCGTACTGCCATGCGGCGGTACGCTTTTTGTTACGTTTTCCATGCAGACGCTTCCGGCAAAGGGAAAGGCAGACATTTCTGTCCGCCTTTCTCATCATCTATGCTTAGAAGTTATACCCTTGTTATACGACTGCGTCCGCAAAGCCTTCCATCAGAAGTTTCGCAACAGCCGCGCCCGGATCCAGCAACTCGCGGGACGCTTCGCCGCGCGTCGCGGCGCGTCCGTGTACTGCCAGCATTCCTTTGGTCGCCAAAAATCCTTCTTCCGCCGCCTTTTTTGCGTTTGCTGCCATCGTTTTCAGATCAGCGCCCGCCGCCGCATCCTTTTTTAGGGATTCGACCGCCGGATACAGGCCGTCAAGAAAGGTTTTATCCCCAATCTTTGCGCCGCCCCGATTCATAACGCCGTCCAAGTATGCCTGAAAAAGTGCGGCTACATCCTGCGTATCAAGTTCTTCCTTTCCTTTCAGCACCTTGCCCGCGTTCATGAGCCCTGACGCCATCAGCGTACCCATCGTAGACGGAACTGCAGTGGACATCGCTTTGCCGCCGAAATACAGCATTTTGCCAAGGTCTTTTTCCTGTCCGGACGCCACTGCATCATACGCCGCGGCAAATCCGTCGCTCATCGTAAGCCCGAGGTCGCCGTCGCCCACCACGCCGTCGATTTCGATCAGGTAATCGCGGCTTTGCGCCATGATTTTTTTCCAGCTTGCAAGCACATTCAGCAATTCTTTCTGATTCATTCCTATCGCCTCCTAAAACCGCTTTTTATACCTGTTTGAAGAAAGGTGTGTTGGCCGGTTTGTCAATCAGTTTCTTCAGTTCGTCGTCCAGTTTTAAAAGCGAAATGGACATTCCTGCCATTTCAAGGGACGTCGCATATTCGCCGACATATACCTTATAC comes from Christensenellaceae bacterium and encodes:
- a CDS encoding DAK2 domain-containing protein, with product MNQKELLNVLASWKKIMAQSRDYLIEIDGVVGDGDLGLTMSDGFAAAYDAVASGQEKDLGKMLYFGGKAMSTAVPSTMGTLMASGLMNAGKVLKGKEELDTQDVAALFQAYLDGVMNRGGAKIGDKTFLDGLYPAVESLKKDAAAGADLKTMAANAKKAAEEGFLATKGMLAVHGRAATRGEASRELLDPGAAVAKLLMEGFADAVV